A single region of the Hyphomicrobiales bacterium genome encodes:
- a CDS encoding conserved hypothetical protein (Evidence 4 : Unknown function but conserved in other organisms), which yields MTKSLIASACDMSPPSMPSPIPPFEHRHWTVQSNFVFASRLSGNSFSINAGKGSTGPHTAIVGLPDSAYGCEMADAIVEAVKVVNKRWGLPEAALSGEFTGTRPTSSTPASTG from the coding sequence TTGACCAAGTCCCTGATAGCGTCAGCGTGTGACATGTCGCCCCCCTCAATGCCTTCCCCAATCCCACCATTTGAGCATCGCCATTGGACGGTTCAAAGCAATTTCGTATTTGCGAGCCGTCTAAGCGGGAACTCTTTTTCCATCAACGCGGGAAAAGGCTCAACCGGGCCGCATACCGCCATCGTGGGTTTGCCCGACAGTGCCTACGGCTGCGAGATGGCGGACGCAATCGTAGAGGCCGTCAAGGTGGTCAACAAGAGATGGGGTCTGCCGGAGGCGGCTTTGAGCGGGGAGTTTACGGGGACGAGGCCTACCTCGAGCACACCCGCTTCGACTGGCTGA
- a CDS encoding hypothetical protein (Evidence 5 : Unknown function) produces the protein MNMSDRPVTQANSESLDSLNTMEQIGRYIRASRFDSIKPDLEAQKLLQIEARLKKIKSDMSVVIFCSSVTLAIMIVLLTDRAIH, from the coding sequence ATGAATATGAGCGATCGTCCCGTCACACAGGCCAATTCGGAATCCCTCGACTCGCTCAACACGATGGAGCAAATTGGGCGCTATATTCGAGCCTCCCGTTTTGATTCCATCAAGCCAGATTTAGAAGCGCAAAAATTACTTCAAATCGAAGCCCGTTTGAAAAAAATTAAATCAGATATGAGTGTCGTAATATTTTGCTCTAGCGTAACTCTAGCTATCATGATCGTTTTATTGACAGATAGAGCTATTCATTAG
- a CDS encoding hypothetical protein (Evidence 5 : Unknown function): protein MTTKTSSLVIKLIDQLSGPSKKAAAALDGVNKSSKGLDEAKKRAADFTKAVERFGKTKEPLRAANKAFLDAQTRVKELAQQMRAAGEPSKKLAADYKRAQQAVSAAAASFRQQREAFVSARRAIEGFGVNIRRVGSAEQAMKAGVDAANRSLREQERLLARTKAAAQRSASRREAMGVAGGVAGGYVAYRGRQFAERAIVSAAEFDIGVRAQRAYAGVKKEDQDKYLIPQAKRIGQDTQFTNLDVVHAQTAVMQGLPENMPRAQVANSIIEEAKNYALAMRADMTESAEAIRGFLASTGKDISTPEKAIKEARRASNMSIRMAKLGGLSDEDVQQFWKYGGASGTVAGLSDETKGALAVGLRRAGVRGDEAGVFLRSAAGKLVAPTQKGLAALASTGIDYSKYTTMPGGLSVDALEGKFKQDFGKGFTPEIRERLADVLDDTEIINDRGAFTAAVTEAVSDLFEKTNKGKMKAKDAQTLAKKVGEFHKFSVESVDAEGLLAAILSKDPSLGILNAFFTDRQGGRGAMLAKAFGQFTQDRESLTNTPDNFGKTIADEMMAGLGGAFERLKGSVETLTQSIGEANAQWLTWSFDKIGNAIDAISNMSEPARRVATAFGATAAVLGAVGAFKTLAGFAGLGAAGPALLESAAALNVAAARLGAAGGGGVPDVVGGKGGRKRGGLLNKGLKTVGVVTGVAAAVEVIDYASNVAGQVLGGATHNPADIKGDREEGKARLTEYTQQLDEINAKLSDIYSKSKLPDVAATLASPLEAEKARITQTIADLEKAVSKLDTTPITLPEIDAPGPLNPFHNGNLPQSAPLPPSRPEVMGPNPAPAIDTTALDEAKAKAEEAGNDIKASLDVVAKPQIDVSSIADAESFVDRLLRKLNMVGPAAQQAQAAVGRSVGASFKNRQDGSLHDGAQ, encoded by the coding sequence ATGACCACAAAAACATCCTCACTGGTCATCAAGCTGATCGACCAGCTTTCCGGCCCGTCTAAGAAGGCAGCGGCGGCGCTCGATGGCGTCAACAAGTCCTCGAAGGGGCTCGATGAAGCCAAAAAGCGCGCGGCCGATTTCACCAAGGCCGTCGAGAGGTTTGGCAAAACCAAAGAGCCGCTGCGCGCGGCCAACAAAGCATTCCTTGATGCACAGACTCGCGTCAAGGAACTCGCACAGCAGATGCGGGCCGCTGGTGAGCCCAGCAAGAAGCTCGCGGCAGACTATAAGCGTGCTCAGCAGGCTGTAAGCGCAGCCGCGGCATCTTTTCGCCAGCAGAGAGAAGCATTCGTCTCCGCGCGCCGGGCGATCGAGGGCTTTGGTGTAAACATTCGGCGGGTCGGATCCGCCGAGCAGGCCATGAAGGCCGGCGTCGATGCCGCCAACCGGTCCCTCCGCGAACAAGAGCGACTGTTGGCACGGACAAAGGCGGCGGCGCAACGAAGCGCCAGTCGGCGCGAGGCAATGGGCGTCGCTGGAGGCGTTGCGGGCGGCTATGTGGCCTACCGCGGCAGGCAGTTCGCCGAGCGCGCGATTGTATCGGCTGCTGAGTTCGATATCGGCGTTCGGGCTCAGCGGGCGTATGCGGGCGTCAAGAAGGAAGACCAGGACAAGTACCTGATCCCCCAGGCGAAGCGCATCGGCCAGGACACCCAGTTCACGAACCTCGACGTGGTGCACGCGCAGACGGCGGTGATGCAGGGCCTCCCTGAGAATATGCCTCGCGCGCAGGTCGCCAACAGCATCATCGAAGAGGCAAAGAACTACGCGCTCGCCATGCGGGCGGATATGACCGAGAGCGCCGAAGCCATACGCGGGTTCTTGGCGTCAACAGGCAAAGATATTTCGACTCCAGAAAAGGCCATCAAGGAAGCCCGCCGCGCCAGTAACATGTCCATCCGAATGGCCAAGCTTGGCGGCCTGTCGGACGAGGACGTTCAGCAGTTTTGGAAATACGGTGGCGCGTCAGGCACGGTCGCGGGCCTTTCCGATGAGACGAAGGGTGCCTTGGCGGTGGGTCTTCGCCGCGCCGGCGTGCGTGGTGACGAGGCTGGTGTCTTCTTGCGATCGGCGGCCGGCAAGCTTGTCGCGCCCACTCAAAAGGGCCTTGCGGCGCTAGCTTCGACCGGTATCGATTACAGCAAGTACACCACAATGCCCGGTGGCCTGTCAGTCGACGCGCTCGAGGGCAAATTTAAGCAGGATTTCGGCAAGGGGTTCACGCCTGAGATTCGCGAGCGTCTCGCGGACGTTCTGGATGACACCGAGATCATCAATGACCGTGGCGCGTTCACGGCTGCGGTCACTGAGGCGGTGTCGGACCTGTTCGAGAAGACGAACAAGGGCAAGATGAAGGCCAAGGACGCGCAGACGCTCGCCAAGAAGGTCGGTGAGTTCCACAAATTCTCAGTCGAGAGCGTGGATGCTGAAGGCTTGTTGGCGGCGATCCTTAGCAAAGATCCATCCCTCGGCATTCTGAATGCGTTCTTCACCGATCGCCAAGGCGGCCGAGGCGCGATGTTGGCGAAGGCGTTCGGCCAGTTTACCCAAGATCGCGAATCCCTGACCAACACGCCCGACAACTTCGGCAAGACGATCGCCGATGAGATGATGGCCGGCCTCGGTGGCGCGTTCGAGCGTCTGAAGGGCTCGGTCGAGACGCTCACTCAATCGATCGGTGAGGCCAATGCACAGTGGCTGACCTGGAGCTTCGACAAGATTGGTAACGCGATCGACGCGATCTCCAATATGTCGGAGCCCGCGAGAAGGGTTGCGACGGCTTTTGGTGCAACGGCGGCGGTCCTTGGGGCTGTTGGTGCCTTCAAGACGCTGGCTGGTTTTGCCGGGCTAGGTGCTGCCGGCCCGGCGCTGTTGGAGTCAGCTGCGGCACTTAATGTGGCCGCGGCACGACTTGGCGCCGCTGGGGGCGGGGGCGTCCCCGACGTTGTTGGGGGGAAGGGCGGGAGAAAGCGTGGCGGGCTCCTCAATAAGGGGCTAAAGACCGTCGGTGTCGTCACGGGCGTTGCCGCGGCTGTAGAGGTGATCGATTATGCCTCTAATGTTGCAGGCCAAGTCCTAGGCGGCGCCACGCACAACCCGGCGGACATCAAGGGCGACAGGGAAGAAGGCAAGGCGCGGCTCACCGAGTACACACAGCAACTCGATGAGATCAATGCCAAGCTGAGCGACATCTACTCGAAGAGCAAACTGCCTGATGTGGCGGCAACGCTTGCCTCGCCACTTGAGGCGGAAAAGGCACGCATCACGCAGACGATCGCCGACCTCGAGAAGGCAGTCAGCAAGCTCGATACGACGCCAATTACGTTGCCCGAGATTGACGCGCCAGGGCCTCTTAATCCGTTCCACAACGGCAACTTGCCGCAGAGTGCACCTCTGCCGCCCAGCCGGCCGGAGGTTATGGGGCCGAATCCAGCTCCTGCCATAGACACCACCGCTCTCGACGAGGCCAAGGCGAAGGCTGAGGAAGCCGGCAACGACATCAAGGCGTCGCTCGACGTGGTGGCGAAGCCCCAAATCGACGTGTCCTCGATCGCTGACGCGGAAAGCTTCGTGGATCGACTGCTGCGAAAGCTCAACATGGTTGGCCCCGCCGCACAGCAAGCCCAGGCGGCAGTCGGCCGTTCCGTCGGCGCCAGCTTCAAGAACCGTCAGGACGGTTCCCTTCATGATGGAGCACAGTGA
- a CDS encoding hypothetical protein (Evidence 5 : Unknown function): MTDTVTVPLSRPIQHEGVDLSSLTFRPATVGDLIEGDGIVGDTARLAAILASMAGIPIAEFRKVSAKDYNVIIDKTGDLWGNAP; encoded by the coding sequence ATGACCGATACAGTCACGGTTCCCCTCTCTCGCCCAATCCAGCATGAAGGCGTCGACCTGTCCAGCCTGACCTTCCGCCCGGCTACTGTGGGAGATCTTATCGAGGGCGACGGGATTGTTGGCGACACCGCGCGCCTTGCGGCGATTCTTGCCTCGATGGCCGGCATCCCAATCGCGGAGTTTCGCAAGGTCTCCGCCAAGGACTACAACGTTATCATCGACAAGACCGGCGATCTCTGGGGAAACGCCCCATAG
- a CDS encoding Phage tail protein yields the protein MATTYTTIDGDMLDMLCQRIYGRHRDTAEAVLAANRGLAAYGAKLPAGVVIVFPDLPKASAAAQPKKLWG from the coding sequence ATGGCGACGACCTACACCACGATCGACGGTGACATGCTCGATATGCTGTGTCAGCGCATCTACGGCCGGCACAGGGATACGGCCGAGGCAGTTCTCGCGGCGAATCGGGGGTTGGCGGCATACGGCGCCAAGCTACCGGCCGGCGTTGTCATCGTGTTTCCCGACCTGCCCAAGGCGAGCGCCGCGGCGCAGCCGAAGAAGCTCTGGGGGTGA
- a CDS encoding Phage major tail tube protein has translation MKETPAYILRNCTIFVDRDSKVGQASEITVPPMKVKYEEFRNAGMVKPRRVALGYETLEMSFAMTALDPATLKLFGLRPGVEKEFMATAALVDEDGTVHPATVYMRGFLDGFDPGAWTPGEKASTSHTVSVHYVKLEIDGSPLVEADDYDVKIGGESQTGGIRSALML, from the coding sequence ATGAAAGAGACACCTGCGTACATCCTGCGCAACTGCACCATCTTCGTGGATCGCGACTCCAAGGTCGGGCAGGCGAGTGAAATCACTGTCCCGCCCATGAAGGTCAAGTACGAGGAATTCCGCAACGCCGGCATGGTCAAGCCGCGCCGCGTTGCCCTCGGATATGAGACGCTCGAGATGTCCTTCGCCATGACGGCCCTCGATCCAGCCACGTTGAAGCTCTTCGGGCTCCGGCCAGGTGTGGAGAAGGAGTTCATGGCCACCGCCGCGCTGGTCGATGAGGACGGCACCGTCCACCCGGCTACCGTCTACATGCGCGGCTTCCTCGACGGCTTCGATCCTGGCGCCTGGACGCCGGGCGAAAAGGCCAGCACCTCGCACACCGTGTCAGTGCATTACGTAAAGCTGGAGATCGATGGCAGTCCCCTCGTTGAGGCCGACGATTACGACGTGAAAATCGGCGGTGAGAGCCAGACGGGTGGCATCCGCTCGGCCCTGATGCTCTGA
- a CDS encoding hypothetical protein (Evidence 5 : Unknown function) has protein sequence MTGLALGISLPTAAATIRRVRPPSYDPDALELFGYYQLADGAGISLAYKRAVSDLYVNAKDIGVFWSFDSFHDLGAIGPSKYVVNMFGDKTKYTLGRANAPVHTDKVGTKCDGATSYLTLSGMTLGSGTLYQRNDACLWLDIVDDVPNTNMVDAGAGQGYVLAIVSRTTTTNQAIFSINSVASVNQLTANGVTTSAGLYGLQRLDGTTVRAWKNDALLAEKADSLSEGLPQAGVRLGGRTPSSFSSRTLRFAAFGAAIPGKELAFHQMLQTYKAGINAL, from the coding sequence ATGACCGGCTTGGCGCTGGGAATCTCTCTGCCTACTGCCGCTGCAACAATCCGGCGCGTTCGTCCGCCCAGCTACGACCCTGATGCGCTGGAGCTTTTTGGCTACTATCAGCTGGCCGATGGCGCCGGGATCTCGCTGGCTTACAAGCGCGCGGTAAGCGATCTCTATGTCAACGCCAAGGATATCGGCGTTTTTTGGTCATTCGATTCCTTCCACGATCTCGGCGCCATCGGCCCGTCGAAGTACGTCGTCAACATGTTCGGCGATAAGACCAAGTACACCTTGGGCCGGGCCAACGCGCCGGTTCACACGGACAAGGTCGGGACGAAATGCGATGGCGCGACGAGCTACCTGACACTGTCCGGGATGACGCTCGGCTCCGGCACGCTCTACCAGAGAAATGACGCCTGCCTTTGGCTCGATATCGTCGATGACGTGCCCAACACCAATATGGTCGACGCGGGAGCGGGGCAGGGCTACGTGCTCGCAATCGTTTCACGCACCACGACCACAAACCAGGCGATCTTCTCGATCAACAGTGTGGCGAGCGTTAACCAGCTGACCGCCAATGGCGTCACGACCTCCGCGGGCCTGTATGGCCTGCAGAGGCTCGACGGCACGACTGTGCGTGCCTGGAAGAACGACGCTTTGCTAGCGGAGAAGGCCGACAGCCTGTCCGAAGGCCTGCCGCAGGCGGGTGTGCGTCTTGGTGGCCGAACACCCTCCAGCTTCAGCAGTCGGACGCTGCGTTTCGCCGCCTTCGGGGCAGCGATACCCGGCAAGGAACTGGCCTTCCACCAAATGCTGCAAACCTACAAAGCCGGGATCAATGCCCTATGA
- a CDS encoding hypothetical protein (Evidence 5 : Unknown function), producing the protein MLPPIACLKNLQAETYLKRDGRILAAIGGGNIYARFPASSPTMDGSIPPEPSMVGA; encoded by the coding sequence GTGTTGCCTCCCATCGCTTGCCTTAAAAACTTACAAGCCGAAACTTACCTGAAACGAGATGGACGCATTCTAGCCGCAATTGGCGGCGGAAATATATATGCTCGCTTCCCAGCAAGCAGCCCCACCATGGACGGCTCAATTCCCCCCGAACCATCCATGGTGGGCGCATAG
- a CDS encoding Oxidoreductase: protein MAGPVTLALGPYAFTALGFGYQGVKRKLATPWATQQVVDRLEALQWLGPKSDEVTVEGVLFPHEFGGMENLDGLRGAALSGQTLMFVSLAGRIYGPHVIEGIDEDRTVHDALGAPKMLSYSLQLRRVAGSSAASAVSSLLRLF from the coding sequence ATGGCGGGGCCAGTGACTCTTGCTCTAGGCCCATACGCCTTCACGGCGCTGGGGTTCGGCTACCAGGGCGTCAAGCGCAAGCTTGCGACGCCCTGGGCCACCCAACAGGTTGTCGACCGGCTGGAGGCGCTCCAGTGGCTCGGCCCAAAATCTGATGAGGTGACGGTCGAGGGTGTTCTTTTCCCGCATGAGTTTGGCGGCATGGAGAATCTCGACGGTCTTCGTGGTGCCGCCCTCTCGGGCCAGACCCTCATGTTTGTTTCGCTGGCCGGAAGGATCTACGGCCCGCATGTGATCGAGGGCATCGATGAGGATCGGACGGTCCATGACGCCCTCGGTGCACCGAAGATGCTGTCCTACTCGCTGCAGCTGCGGCGCGTCGCCGGCAGCAGCGCGGCATCGGCCGTGAGTTCGCTCCTGAGGCTGTTCTGA
- a CDS encoding exported hypothetical protein (Evidence 5 : Unknown function): MRVYLLAALFAWIATPALAQSCDYCGCKGGPGYRDAKGKCVGWKQLSKACGNPPTTRCTYEKGDLEPEAEED, encoded by the coding sequence GTGCGCGTATATTTGCTCGCCGCGCTTTTCGCCTGGATAGCCACCCCCGCCCTCGCCCAGTCATGCGACTACTGCGGATGCAAGGGCGGGCCGGGGTATAGAGATGCGAAAGGCAAGTGCGTCGGCTGGAAGCAGCTCAGCAAGGCATGCGGTAACCCGCCAACGACAAGGTGCACCTACGAGAAGGGCGATCTCGAGCCGGAAGCAGAAGAGGATTAG
- a CDS encoding Chitinase class I, translated as MSRAAFYAAVRKRPFGGALVQSQVDGMETILDAWNGLAISDDHRWLAYMLATTFHETAATMQPIRERGGAAYFTRMYDVRGERPRVAAELGNTKPGDGALYHGRGYVQLTGRRNYARASDIVQYDLLADPDAAMGPDFATAIMFAGMRDGWFTGKRLADYFSRTKDDPVNARRIINVLDKAQMIAGYHRDFLAALGNG; from the coding sequence GTGAGCCGCGCCGCATTCTATGCCGCCGTGCGCAAGCGCCCCTTTGGCGGCGCACTCGTGCAAAGCCAGGTCGATGGGATGGAGACCATCCTCGACGCCTGGAACGGCTTGGCAATCAGTGACGACCACCGCTGGCTGGCTTACATGCTGGCCACGACATTCCACGAGACGGCCGCAACCATGCAACCGATCCGGGAGCGGGGAGGAGCCGCCTATTTCACGCGGATGTATGACGTGCGTGGCGAACGGCCACGTGTCGCGGCCGAACTTGGCAACACAAAGCCGGGCGACGGCGCGCTCTATCATGGGCGCGGCTATGTTCAGCTGACCGGCCGCCGTAATTACGCCCGCGCCTCCGACATCGTTCAGTACGACCTGCTGGCCGACCCCGACGCCGCGATGGGGCCCGACTTTGCCACGGCCATCATGTTCGCCGGCATGCGTGACGGGTGGTTCACCGGCAAGCGGCTGGCCGACTACTTCAGCCGGACCAAGGACGACCCAGTCAATGCGCGCCGCATCATCAATGTCCTCGACAAGGCTCAGATGATCGCCGGCTATCACCGCGACTTCCTGGCGGCTCTCGGCAATGGCTGA
- a CDS encoding conserved hypothetical protein (Evidence 4 : Unknown function but conserved in other organisms) produces the protein MDTEQIKGAAQDMADKAKDAAKETWNSGRDKVADLTDQAAGAAKDVTRQAVDAGQAYYDDGVKALGRQVGATPVSSILMAGMFGAVIGWMCRGNTDQNDRRSRR, from the coding sequence ATGGATACCGAACAGATCAAGGGCGCAGCGCAGGACATGGCCGACAAGGCCAAGGACGCCGCGAAAGAGACGTGGAATTCCGGACGCGACAAGGTGGCCGACTTAACGGACCAAGCGGCAGGCGCCGCGAAGGACGTAACCCGTCAGGCGGTCGACGCCGGTCAGGCCTACTATGATGATGGCGTTAAGGCCCTGGGACGTCAGGTCGGGGCTACCCCGGTCAGCAGCATTCTTATGGCTGGGATGTTCGGCGCTGTCATCGGCTGGATGTGCCGCGGAAACACGGATCAGAACGATCGGCGTTCGCGCCGCTAA
- a CDS encoding hypothetical protein (Evidence 5 : Unknown function): MSDTVRTFCVFDDDQRATVLALNEPLTFLDPRLINNPYAPAEVQGKYAANANAMNDPAFARFLPVLETVPRMILDADMLFSPIPD; this comes from the coding sequence ATGAGCGATACCGTCCGCACATTCTGTGTGTTCGATGATGACCAGCGCGCCACAGTGCTCGCGCTCAACGAACCGCTGACCTTTCTTGACCCGCGGCTCATCAATAACCCCTATGCGCCGGCGGAGGTGCAGGGGAAGTATGCCGCGAATGCCAACGCCATGAACGACCCAGCCTTCGCGCGCTTTCTCCCCGTGCTTGAGACGGTCCCTCGCATGATCCTGGACGCGGACATGCTGTTTTCGCCGATCCCGGATTGA
- a CDS encoding hypothetical protein (Evidence 5 : Unknown function) — protein sequence MVVDEGSKRRSALDEPFMPLGALGFDLINQRYSALLVPSANLVSKRFDQVPDSVSV from the coding sequence GTGGTCGTCGATGAAGGTTCGAAGCGTCGCAGCGCGCTCGACGAGCCTTTCATGCCCCTTGGCGCTTTGGGCTTCGATCTCATCAATCAGCGATATAGCGCCCTCCTTGTCCCGAGCGCCAATCTTGTGAGCAAGCGATTTGACCAAGTCCCTGATAGCGTCAGCGTGTGA
- a CDS encoding Late control protein D has protein sequence MLYPRAEVTVNGTPVSGAFYSRLISLKVADHAGFDSDAVDIEVEDGNPFLEIPERGDDIRVSLGYDDSGVVHMGSFIVDSVEVECLPYGIRISGKSADVRKEMKGRKERHWDGKSLKDIVEEIAGEHGLEPAIGASIGQFKYDWIGQQDESDLHFLTRMAKRHGAIFAPKNGKLIFAPRGEATSAAGEALTPFVVTRDMILPNTCRVRFADRGRHEKVTAIFQDRGKQKRVETEIQSDPLGGAAFRITDPFGSEDEAKAAAGAIAKEKKADADTLSVTVLGAPYASAGAPLALKGVRPGVDDVDWIIDSVNHDFSKSGYTSSIEAKRKSGT, from the coding sequence ATGCTTTATCCCAGAGCAGAGGTGACGGTAAACGGCACGCCGGTGTCTGGTGCTTTCTACTCCCGACTGATCTCGCTGAAAGTTGCGGACCACGCGGGTTTTGATTCGGACGCTGTCGACATTGAAGTCGAGGATGGCAATCCCTTCCTCGAGATTCCGGAGCGGGGCGACGATATCCGCGTGAGCCTCGGCTACGACGACTCCGGTGTCGTGCACATGGGCTCCTTCATTGTGGATTCGGTGGAGGTGGAATGCCTGCCCTACGGCATCCGCATTTCCGGCAAGTCGGCTGACGTGCGCAAGGAAATGAAGGGGCGCAAGGAGCGGCACTGGGACGGCAAAAGTCTCAAGGACATCGTCGAGGAGATCGCCGGGGAGCACGGGCTCGAGCCGGCGATCGGCGCCAGCATCGGCCAGTTCAAATATGACTGGATCGGCCAGCAGGACGAGTCGGACCTCCATTTCCTGACGCGCATGGCCAAGCGCCACGGCGCGATCTTCGCCCCCAAGAACGGAAAGCTGATCTTCGCGCCGCGAGGCGAGGCCACCAGCGCCGCTGGCGAGGCTCTGACGCCATTCGTCGTCACGCGCGACATGATCCTCCCGAACACCTGCCGGGTTCGTTTTGCCGACCGCGGCCGGCACGAGAAGGTCACCGCGATCTTCCAGGACCGCGGCAAACAGAAGCGCGTCGAGACGGAGATCCAAAGCGATCCGCTTGGCGGCGCGGCCTTTCGCATTACCGATCCCTTTGGTTCGGAGGACGAGGCGAAGGCAGCAGCCGGCGCTATCGCTAAGGAGAAGAAGGCCGACGCGGACACGCTGTCCGTGACGGTGCTGGGCGCGCCTTATGCGTCGGCCGGCGCACCGCTGGCCCTCAAGGGCGTTCGGCCCGGCGTCGACGATGTCGATTGGATCATCGACTCGGTCAACCACGACTTCTCCAAGTCTGGCTACACCTCAAGCATCGAAGCGAAGCGCAAGAGCGGCACGTAG
- a CDS encoding exported hypothetical protein (Evidence 5 : Unknown function) has product MWGKAAIGAAGAGLLFVAMHNPAAAQEAVAGIRMCAEKTDDEARLACFDTLAEAWAKSDSPSEKTANTTEISKPADPLVYRVSDPDDMYVAPRKYIGKPVELRRMSCFHADVKEYRCISNGDLPLVVFTADITPASEKAAIEADCGEVKKVSSSICRKTLRFVPGHIDEDMMSGNNKRAIVLARTVEIVPAPPPQKKRRR; this is encoded by the coding sequence ATGTGGGGGAAAGCTGCCATTGGCGCGGCCGGCGCTGGCTTGCTATTTGTCGCAATGCACAACCCAGCCGCTGCTCAGGAAGCGGTAGCTGGCATTAGGATGTGCGCGGAAAAGACCGACGATGAAGCACGCCTCGCATGTTTCGATACTCTGGCCGAAGCATGGGCGAAATCGGATTCGCCTTCAGAAAAGACGGCGAATACGACAGAAATCTCTAAACCGGCGGACCCGCTCGTCTACAGGGTCTCGGACCCCGATGATATGTACGTCGCTCCGCGGAAATATATCGGAAAACCGGTTGAGTTGCGTCGAATGAGTTGCTTCCATGCGGATGTTAAGGAATACCGCTGCATCTCGAACGGCGATCTGCCTCTCGTAGTTTTCACTGCCGATATAACTCCAGCATCAGAAAAAGCGGCAATCGAGGCCGACTGCGGAGAAGTGAAAAAGGTCAGCAGCAGCATTTGCCGCAAAACACTGCGGTTCGTGCCTGGGCATATTGACGAAGACATGATGTCGGGAAACAATAAACGAGCGATCGTCCTGGCGAGGACTGTTGAAATCGTGCCAGCCCCGCCGCCGCAGAAAAAGCGGCGGCGCTAA
- a CDS encoding hypothetical protein (Evidence 5 : Unknown function), with translation MAISTDVQGSASALAALDLANKALTDVAALLARATAENNRTVAAGAATDAKITILTAAQKAVSDAMSELSTVRDGVNAKALAVATAQAAVADAKDTIDNTAAALEALAEQVGDDAATAQNAATNAEALIVSAPVVRVVIPGTSYTLQAEHIGKYHDFTAATAITVALPATMPEGWHCGWAQLGLGRVTFTGAHNALEMTTSAAKDAQGFLRVRDNTGGNAAYWLLSGEVAE, from the coding sequence ATGGCAATCAGCACTGACGTTCAGGGCTCGGCGTCCGCGCTTGCGGCGCTCGACCTGGCGAACAAGGCCCTGACCGATGTTGCCGCGCTTCTCGCGCGTGCAACCGCGGAGAACAACCGAACGGTGGCCGCAGGCGCGGCCACGGACGCAAAAATCACCATTCTCACCGCCGCGCAAAAGGCCGTCAGCGACGCCATGTCCGAACTCTCGACGGTGCGCGACGGCGTCAATGCCAAGGCGCTCGCTGTGGCGACGGCACAAGCCGCCGTGGCCGACGCGAAGGATACCATCGACAATACCGCTGCGGCCCTTGAAGCGCTGGCCGAGCAGGTCGGGGACGACGCCGCGACAGCGCAGAACGCGGCAACGAATGCGGAAGCGCTCATCGTCTCCGCACCGGTCGTGCGCGTCGTGATCCCCGGCACGAGCTACACGCTCCAGGCCGAGCATATCGGCAAGTACCACGATTTCACTGCGGCAACGGCGATCACGGTTGCGCTTCCGGCTACCATGCCGGAGGGCTGGCATTGCGGCTGGGCACAGCTTGGCTTGGGTAGGGTCACCTTTACTGGCGCTCACAACGCGTTGGAGATGACCACGTCCGCCGCCAAGGATGCCCAGGGCTTCCTACGGGTGCGCGACAATACGGGTGGCAATGCAGCCTATTGGCTCCTCAGCGGCGAGGTGGCGGAATGA